The Phycisphaerales bacterium AB-hyl4 genome has a window encoding:
- a CDS encoding type II secretion system protein codes for MVTVHSFERESSMSDRKAFTLIELLVVISIIALLVAILLPALQSAREAARSIACVNNLRQFGLAGTQYHLDSNDYLPTIERGPGTPGDTHHWYINRDFTRALGTPRIGTTPAPDQYEAPSFQVVVCPEDDDTLRFERNGFLSYAGNAATGGRWAVPRGTNGTIRRVSDYPRASDTAWFMDGGGPQATSAEHRIRPDLIEGYVGYRHGGRSRVNMVFLDGHAGTHPGRVPDVWEDPALWYGQNDHPLEWN; via the coding sequence ATGGTCACCGTTCATTCATTTGAAAGAGAGTCTTCGATGTCAGATCGTAAAGCTTTCACGCTCATCGAGTTACTGGTGGTAATATCTATTATTGCATTGCTTGTCGCGATTCTGCTGCCGGCGCTGCAATCGGCAAGGGAGGCGGCGCGCAGCATCGCCTGCGTCAATAACCTGCGGCAGTTCGGCCTCGCGGGGACGCAGTATCACCTCGATTCCAATGATTATCTGCCGACGATCGAAAGAGGTCCGGGCACACCGGGGGATACGCACCACTGGTACATCAATCGCGATTTCACTCGCGCCCTCGGAACGCCGAGGATCGGCACGACGCCTGCTCCTGACCAATACGAGGCTCCGAGCTTTCAGGTCGTTGTATGTCCGGAGGACGACGATACGCTTCGCTTTGAGCGCAACGGGTTTCTCAGTTATGCGGGGAACGCGGCAACCGGCGGGCGCTGGGCTGTTCCCCGTGGCACGAATGGAACCATTCGCCGCGTGTCTGACTACCCGCGTGCCAGCGATACCGCCTGGTTTATGGACGGTGGCGGCCCGCAAGCAACCAGTGCTGAGCATCGTATTCGGCCCGACCTGATCGAAGGATATGTCGGCTACCGGCACGGCGGCCGATCTCGCGTCAACATGGTCTTTCTTGACGGGCATGCGGGGACGCACCCGGGTCGGGTGCCCGATGTATGGGAGGATCCGGCGTTGTGGTATGGGCAGAATGACCATCCTTTGGAGTGGAACTGA
- a CDS encoding PEP-CTERM sorting domain-containing protein (PEP-CTERM proteins occur, often in large numbers, in the proteomes of bacteria that also encode an exosortase, a predicted intramembrane cysteine proteinase. The presence of a PEP-CTERM domain at a protein's C-terminus predicts cleavage within the sorting domain, followed by covalent anchoring to some some component of the (usually Gram-negative) cell surface. Many PEP-CTERM proteins exhibit an unusual sequence composition that includes large numbers of potential glycosylation sites. Expression of one such protein has been shown restore the ability of a bacterium to form floc, a type of biofilm.): MLHQIRPSIARPETLGSSIRNLLAVPFAALALGFASSASASFLVQDDFNRPNSQTLGVMSDGVHSWSESGGEGGANARINSNLLRLYDAGNHGVAVAGFTVADAIISVDLAELTRNRAGVTYRAPSEGDAYNLFSATNTYQVVIRQNWAGTEDIELRYANTQLATYDFGPGVDFETGTLRIEFEGDRHQVFYNDTSVIDMIHAGNMSAGYIGIAAATSQSRWDNFTVIPEPASAALVGLGALLALRRRRN, translated from the coding sequence ATGTTGCATCAAATTCGACCGTCAATTGCCCGTCCAGAAACACTTGGAAGCTCGATCCGTAACCTGCTTGCCGTCCCCTTTGCCGCACTGGCTCTTGGCTTCGCTTCGTCGGCATCCGCTTCGTTTCTCGTTCAGGACGATTTCAATCGTCCTAATAGCCAGACGCTCGGCGTCATGTCGGACGGCGTTCACAGTTGGTCGGAATCCGGCGGAGAGGGCGGCGCCAATGCCAGGATCAACAGCAATCTGCTACGCCTCTACGATGCGGGGAACCACGGTGTCGCGGTGGCCGGATTCACTGTCGCCGACGCAATCATTTCGGTCGACCTCGCCGAGCTGACGCGTAACCGCGCCGGTGTCACCTATCGGGCACCGAGTGAGGGCGACGCATACAACTTGTTCTCAGCCACGAATACCTACCAAGTAGTTATTCGCCAAAATTGGGCAGGAACGGAAGATATCGAACTCCGTTACGCAAACACTCAACTCGCCACCTATGATTTCGGGCCAGGCGTAGATTTTGAGACCGGGACCCTCCGGATTGAGTTTGAAGGCGATCGTCATCAGGTCTTCTACAACGACACCAGCGTCATCGACATGATTCATGCTGGCAATATGAGCGCTGGCTACATCGGGATCGCCGCGGCGACGTCGCAGAGTCGCTGGGACAATTTTACCGTCATTCCCGAGCCGGCCTCGGCTGCGCTGGTGGGACTCGGTGCGCTGCTGGCTCTGAGGCGCCGCCGAAACTGA
- a CDS encoding LacI family DNA-binding transcriptional regulator, with the protein MSSKLEQISQLTGKSPTTVARALRNDPQYKVRDSVRQQVLDAARQLGYVPNHLARSFASGKSFCIGVLLGRPETDLGTPFFAPVLTEMLRVSMKRGYQSTLLPIEWDERGEDPVLKVLQSRRIDGFFISSGMLGDRTLKEIRDRNVPVVTTETEGIQKRAGRVCVVRRDDRPGYTALAAELYNRGHQRIAYVGPALQEDSLVMRRRFLALKASLAEVSIELPEERALFYRPRMAGAMSETSEARWAAEQELDRLTECTAIVAATDQVAFGVADALRRAGVEPGRDIALAGFGNLEENPNFPTDAPFLTTIDPERQLRGRRIAEMLIEMLEDPGVGDRVSHVPTRLIVRDSMVDAAS; encoded by the coding sequence ATGAGTTCGAAATTGGAACAGATCAGTCAGTTGACGGGTAAGAGCCCGACGACGGTTGCTCGCGCGTTGCGGAATGATCCGCAATACAAAGTGCGTGATTCGGTGCGCCAGCAGGTGCTGGATGCAGCTCGGCAGCTTGGGTATGTTCCGAACCATCTCGCCCGTTCGTTTGCCAGTGGGAAAAGCTTCTGTATTGGTGTGCTGTTGGGCCGGCCGGAGACAGACTTGGGCACGCCGTTCTTCGCGCCGGTGCTGACGGAGATGTTGCGCGTCAGCATGAAGCGCGGCTACCAGTCGACACTGCTCCCGATTGAATGGGATGAGCGCGGTGAAGATCCGGTGTTGAAGGTTTTGCAAAGCCGGCGGATCGACGGGTTCTTTATCAGCTCGGGCATGCTGGGGGACCGCACGCTCAAGGAGATTCGTGACCGCAACGTGCCGGTGGTCACCACCGAAACGGAAGGCATCCAGAAGCGGGCGGGCCGTGTCTGTGTCGTCCGCCGTGATGATCGACCCGGTTACACGGCTCTGGCGGCGGAGCTATACAACAGGGGGCACCAGCGCATCGCCTACGTCGGCCCGGCCTTGCAGGAGGACTCGCTGGTCATGCGGCGACGTTTTCTTGCGCTCAAGGCGTCCCTAGCGGAAGTATCAATCGAATTGCCGGAAGAGCGCGCGCTGTTTTACCGCCCGCGCATGGCGGGCGCGATGTCGGAAACCTCGGAAGCTCGCTGGGCGGCCGAGCAGGAACTTGATCGGCTGACCGAGTGCACCGCCATTGTGGCGGCGACCGATCAGGTGGCGTTCGGCGTGGCTGATGCCTTGCGACGTGCGGGCGTGGAGCCGGGGCGCGACATTGCTTTGGCGGGGTTCGGCAATCTGGAAGAAAACCCGAACTTCCCGACCGACGCACCGTTTCTGACGACGATTGATCCGGAGCGCCAACTGCGTGGTCGACGGATCGCCGAGATGCTTATCGAGATGCTGGAAGATCCCGGCGTGGGAGATCGGGTGTCACACGTCCCGACTCGTTTAATTGTTCGTGACAGTATGGTTGATGCTGCCTCGTAA
- a CDS encoding Gfo/Idh/MocA family protein: MLRFALIGCGQHGRNAVMPGLLKHAGHVKLCAVADLHAENLESAKALGCAVYTDYKQMLVEQRVDAVYIATLQEAHLEQVLAALAAGLHVVCEKPMAPTADECRTMIEAAERAGRHLVVNFETRYHRHHQRIRQWIGDGRIGRVEAIHVQDFWDGHKRTGCMAERRARLMDRAGGLDCGIHKIDLVHHLCGSGQWASMEAMGAWLGEEERLLAPHIAILGRLDIGTLVTINASLGYAAGIKPRPRQDLLTVVGTEGVISLTMDSPSMQAYADSTYKATLYDDAGDEQVAAEYPNHSIAIGRLVDDLASYLESGTCPPDLPLGEAGLNAQVIAEAANERAVATRLRPTAMQQGMTEV, from the coding sequence ATGTTGCGATTTGCCCTGATCGGTTGCGGCCAGCATGGACGCAACGCCGTCATGCCCGGCCTGCTTAAGCATGCCGGGCATGTGAAGCTCTGTGCGGTGGCAGACCTGCATGCGGAGAATCTTGAGTCCGCGAAGGCGCTGGGATGTGCCGTCTATACGGACTACAAGCAAATGCTCGTCGAGCAGCGGGTCGATGCGGTCTATATCGCGACCTTGCAGGAAGCGCACCTCGAGCAGGTGCTGGCAGCGCTGGCGGCGGGTCTGCATGTGGTTTGCGAAAAGCCGATGGCGCCCACGGCCGACGAATGTCGAACGATGATCGAGGCCGCGGAGCGGGCGGGCCGCCACCTGGTGGTGAATTTTGAAACGCGCTACCACCGTCACCACCAGCGGATTCGCCAGTGGATCGGCGATGGCCGAATCGGCCGCGTCGAAGCGATTCATGTGCAGGACTTCTGGGACGGTCACAAGCGGACCGGTTGCATGGCCGAGCGGCGGGCCCGACTGATGGATCGTGCGGGCGGCCTGGATTGCGGCATTCACAAGATCGATCTCGTTCATCATCTTTGCGGCAGCGGGCAATGGGCGAGCATGGAGGCGATGGGCGCCTGGCTGGGCGAAGAAGAGCGACTGCTCGCGCCGCACATTGCGATTCTCGGTCGGCTGGACATCGGCACATTGGTGACCATCAACGCGAGCCTGGGCTATGCCGCGGGCATCAAGCCGCGGCCGCGCCAGGATCTGTTGACAGTGGTGGGCACTGAAGGCGTGATCAGCCTGACGATGGACTCGCCGTCGATGCAAGCTTATGCCGACAGTACTTACAAAGCAACGCTCTACGATGACGCAGGTGACGAGCAGGTGGCGGCGGAATATCCAAACCACAGCATCGCGATCGGCCGACTGGTGGATGATCTTGCAAGTTATTTGGAAAGTGGAACCTGTCCGCCGGACCTGCCGCTTGGCGAAGCGGGGCTGAACGCACAGGTCATCGCGGAAGCCGCCAACGAGCGTGCGGTGGCGACGCGCCTGCGCCCGACGGCGATGCAGCAAGGGATGACCGAGGTATGA
- a CDS encoding TonB-dependent receptor plug domain-containing protein: protein MLFVVFAAHVVADTADEFDDFDDDITFAGLSLEELMSIRVTSVAGKEMDWFTTPSAMYVLTAEEIRRSGHQSLPEALRMVPGLTVSQTSSNSWAVSARGFHSRYANHLLVMIDGRTVYDPYFSGVLWHKQHVLLEDIDRIEIVRGPGATLWGANAVNGVINVTTRPASETQGLYLSGVTGSRYNSIVSSRYGGEIDDDTHYRVWSSYRNVEPFREAEGGDFPDAWDMTHGGFRLDRQGDEGVLFTLQADAHGSNRINQRTQVADPDGLPFALATITGPGRTTGSSLLGRISQDIDPHHGWSLQAYYNYNDDVANTGFRNQHHTTDLDFRHHFRPLDRHEVVWGLGYRYVTDNIRSTDTMIVDPTRRDIHTASAFIQDTVTLVPDWLSVMVGSKFEHNSYTGFEYQPSLRIALTPTERQTVWASVSRAVQVPSRYNTDTTTVVGYFPFPPPNDRMLFRSNPDLESVSMVAYEAGYRVKLTDQVAIDTAVFLNRYRNMITVDWESFQWANGGTATTYGVETTTTWRPAANWRLDFGYTYLRARSEDPFAISPSPRHQGHLRSFLDVTDDVELNTALYWTDRIDDLDIASYLRWDLGVTWHVTQNFEFSVWGQNLLQSRHTEFVEPFLQGGEAQVPRSFYMQATMRF, encoded by the coding sequence TTGCTGTTTGTCGTATTCGCCGCCCACGTGGTTGCTGACACGGCTGATGAGTTTGATGACTTCGACGACGATATAACGTTCGCCGGGCTGAGTCTGGAAGAATTGATGTCCATTCGTGTCACGTCCGTCGCGGGCAAGGAAATGGACTGGTTCACCACGCCGTCGGCGATGTACGTGCTCACGGCGGAGGAGATCCGCAGGTCAGGCCACCAGTCGCTGCCTGAAGCATTGCGGATGGTTCCGGGGCTGACCGTGTCGCAGACCAGTTCCAACAGTTGGGCTGTCAGCGCCCGCGGATTTCACAGTCGCTATGCCAATCACCTGCTGGTCATGATTGATGGCCGAACGGTCTACGACCCGTACTTTTCCGGCGTGCTCTGGCACAAGCAGCATGTGTTGCTGGAGGATATCGATCGGATTGAGATTGTTCGCGGGCCCGGCGCCACACTCTGGGGTGCGAACGCCGTTAACGGCGTGATCAACGTGACCACGCGGCCAGCCAGCGAAACGCAGGGGCTTTACCTCAGCGGTGTGACTGGTTCCCGGTACAACAGCATCGTTTCCAGTCGGTACGGTGGCGAAATCGACGACGATACCCACTACCGCGTATGGAGCAGTTATCGCAATGTCGAACCGTTCCGCGAGGCCGAGGGTGGCGACTTCCCCGACGCGTGGGACATGACGCATGGCGGCTTCCGCCTCGATCGTCAGGGCGACGAAGGGGTATTATTCACACTTCAAGCCGACGCCCACGGCTCTAATCGCATCAACCAGAGAACGCAAGTCGCCGACCCCGACGGACTGCCTTTCGCCCTGGCGACCATCACCGGCCCCGGTCGCACGACGGGAAGCTCGCTGCTCGGCAGGATCAGTCAGGATATCGACCCGCACCACGGCTGGAGCTTGCAGGCGTATTACAACTACAACGACGATGTCGCCAACACCGGCTTCCGCAACCAGCATCACACTACGGATCTGGATTTTCGCCACCACTTCAGACCGCTTGACAGGCACGAAGTGGTCTGGGGCCTCGGGTACCGGTACGTGACAGACAATATCCGCAGTACCGACACCATGATCGTGGACCCGACTCGCCGGGACATACATACGGCCAGTGCATTCATTCAGGATACGGTGACACTTGTGCCGGACTGGTTGTCCGTGATGGTTGGCTCCAAATTCGAACACAACAGCTATACCGGGTTCGAGTATCAACCGAGTCTCCGCATTGCCCTCACCCCGACGGAACGCCAGACGGTATGGGCCTCTGTTTCCCGGGCTGTGCAGGTGCCCTCGCGATACAACACTGATACGACAACAGTCGTCGGCTACTTTCCTTTCCCGCCGCCGAATGATCGCATGCTGTTTCGCAGTAATCCTGATCTTGAATCGGTGTCCATGGTGGCCTATGAAGCGGGCTACCGAGTCAAACTGACAGACCAAGTTGCCATCGACACGGCCGTCTTCCTTAACCGCTATCGGAATATGATCACCGTTGACTGGGAGTCTTTCCAGTGGGCCAATGGTGGGACGGCGACGACCTACGGTGTCGAAACCACGACAACCTGGCGGCCGGCGGCCAACTGGCGGCTCGACTTCGGCTACACCTATTTGCGCGCTCGCAGCGAAGATCCCTTCGCCATCTCGCCATCGCCGCGCCACCAGGGGCATTTGCGGTCTTTTCTCGATGTTACCGACGATGTTGAGTTGAACACGGCCTTGTATTGGACTGACCGTATCGATGACCTGGATATCGCGTCCTACCTGCGATGGGATCTGGGCGTGACGTGGCATGTCACGCAGAACTTCGAGTTCTCCGTCTGGGGACAGAACCTGTTGCAGTCGCGGCACACGGAATTTGTCGAGCCCTTCCTTCAGGGCGGCGAGGCGCAAGTGCCACGCAGCTTCTATATGCAGGCAACGATGCGTTTTTGA
- a CDS encoding YfiR family protein, translating to MARFTQNTIAMAMILVMVFIARPSSVMGQSIDENKAAQVKAGYLVNFLRFARWPEQAFADDESPLVIVIVEPDPLARVLDQMVRRLKVADRSVVVHRVSWPERRDYNSHDQFARARHEARAAMRQAHLLLLPSEQLDRAAELLSAIGDAPVLTVGDGPVFMSAGVMLGFELERHRIVFHANAERIRESPVRVSSRLLSLARVHEP from the coding sequence ATGGCTCGATTTACCCAAAACACGATCGCGATGGCGATGATCCTGGTGATGGTGTTCATTGCCCGACCGAGCTCTGTAATGGGGCAGTCGATCGATGAAAACAAGGCGGCCCAGGTTAAGGCCGGCTACCTGGTGAACTTTTTGCGCTTTGCCCGTTGGCCTGAGCAGGCATTCGCCGACGACGAATCACCTTTGGTGATCGTCATTGTCGAGCCTGATCCGCTTGCCCGCGTGCTAGATCAAATGGTTCGACGATTGAAAGTGGCCGACCGATCGGTGGTTGTGCATCGTGTGAGTTGGCCTGAACGACGTGACTATAACAGCCACGATCAGTTTGCGCGGGCACGTCACGAAGCGCGTGCGGCGATGAGGCAGGCCCACCTTTTGCTGCTGCCGTCCGAGCAGTTGGACCGTGCCGCGGAACTGTTGTCGGCGATCGGTGACGCACCGGTGCTGACCGTGGGCGACGGACCCGTGTTCATGTCCGCCGGGGTCATGCTGGGTTTCGAACTGGAACGTCACCGCATTGTCTTTCACGCCAACGCGGAGCGCATCCGTGAATCGCCGGTTCGTGTCAGTTCACGGTTGTTGTCACTTGCCCGGGTTCACGAGCCATGA
- a CDS encoding substrate-binding domain-containing protein, with protein sequence MKTTAVIQDLAERLKSREWPQGSMLPPRAVLSAHYDVSPATISNAIATLKGRRLLKSVPGKGVFVTVPSADGKGAAAKMPVIALAGVYLPEGEQLRTLNHASIDRIPIISELYAASRVMGSPLVMLPNSDDHVDVDLLSSLGVDGLILLGGYPREELLKLVQTDIPAVLGNDPREPLPLSFVDYDNEGSMRETVERFVSLGHERIGYIGLETSVKGYIDHLRTCFVQNLLEKGICFNFHDYWCVGSYARAFRCGPDQLAAIGEELVGKLFDREEPPTAVYCAQQQLLAGVKTGLAKRGLRVPDDVSLMTCYDFCDESDVSGLVHPRQELSQGLLETLLKKIDDPSYFSQRKLQLPFLDRGTIKKLG encoded by the coding sequence GTGAAAACAACGGCAGTTATTCAGGATCTCGCTGAGCGGCTTAAGTCGCGTGAGTGGCCACAAGGCTCGATGCTGCCGCCGAGAGCGGTCTTATCGGCGCATTATGATGTTTCGCCTGCGACTATCAGTAATGCCATCGCCACGCTGAAGGGGCGACGGCTGTTAAAGTCCGTGCCGGGCAAAGGCGTGTTTGTTACCGTGCCCTCCGCCGACGGTAAGGGAGCGGCAGCGAAGATGCCCGTGATCGCCCTGGCAGGTGTTTACCTCCCCGAGGGGGAGCAGTTAAGAACGCTCAACCACGCCAGCATCGATCGCATTCCGATCATCAGCGAGCTTTATGCTGCCTCCCGCGTCATGGGCTCCCCCTTGGTGATGCTGCCAAATTCTGATGACCACGTTGATGTCGATCTTCTGAGCAGCTTGGGAGTCGATGGATTGATTCTCCTCGGGGGCTACCCGAGAGAAGAACTGTTGAAGCTTGTTCAGACCGATATTCCAGCGGTGCTTGGCAACGACCCGCGCGAACCGTTGCCCCTGAGCTTTGTGGACTATGACAACGAAGGTTCCATGCGCGAAACGGTGGAGCGATTCGTTTCATTGGGTCATGAACGCATTGGCTACATTGGCCTGGAAACGAGCGTTAAAGGCTACATCGACCACCTCAGGACGTGCTTCGTTCAGAACCTGTTGGAAAAGGGTATTTGCTTCAACTTCCATGATTACTGGTGTGTCGGGTCATATGCACGTGCCTTCAGGTGCGGTCCGGATCAACTGGCGGCGATCGGCGAAGAGCTTGTGGGGAAACTGTTTGATCGAGAAGAGCCGCCCACCGCGGTTTACTGCGCGCAGCAGCAATTACTGGCCGGTGTGAAGACAGGCTTGGCGAAGCGGGGTTTGCGTGTGCCAGACGATGTCTCGCTGATGACCTGCTACGACTTTTGTGATGAAAGCGATGTTAGCGGTCTGGTCCACCCTCGGCAGGAGTTGAGCCAAGGACTGTTGGAAACGCTTCTCAAGAAGATTGACGATCCGTCATATTTCTCCCAGCGAAAACTGCAACTGCCATTCCTTGATCGGGGAACGATCAAAAAGCTGGGTTGA
- a CDS encoding right-handed parallel beta-helix repeat-containing protein: MNYRFWQRVMILSLLASGLTPFMAQAETGENQEKIQQLETGEIDTADAAWWGFDENDATDALQAAIHSGARHVIVPDMGAPWIVRETIHLASNQTVTFEDGVVVEAMAGKFHGRYDFLFAAVETENLKLIGHGATFRMRKQDYQSDAYERSSWRHGIGLYSTRDIVIEGVTVESSGGDGIYLGISGWHGTPSTEDRPLYSQNIVIREVTCRDNHRQGISVISVRGLLIEDTILENTRGTPPQAGIDFEPFRDDQVLQDVVMRNCLTRNNAGGGYMIWLPYMTEPVSIRLENCRSEGDREGLRVRTDSAAQRHLAGVIEVVDCVFENSRARGIAIEKSASQPTVHLVNTQVINPALDHEDRRPIMFHSSAGATDPVGGVTFENLLLNDPLNRTPIGYTDFAGGLPLEDITGTLHLTADERKQTVELTQELIDEWTGTGEWVDVPRLSLDDLDLHPVEESEGWTEAEALDGARIRGRQSQFVVYAREGETVVLGLDHARLGGGQAPPLQLQVLDPTDDVVSEAEVPIDTQIQLEFVANTTGIYRVQPDRVRHTLALTHSSHLANLALGDDRLNLKRPEGEFYLWIPRGTAEFTVEVSGEGSREAVKATLINPEGKEIYHADDAVAVQQFAVEYPGPAPSRGEAWVLRLERPSTSSLHFGDVHIDIRGVPPVLAPSRETLLHPRD, encoded by the coding sequence ATGAACTACCGATTCTGGCAACGTGTCATGATTCTCAGCTTACTTGCATCGGGTCTGACGCCCTTTATGGCACAGGCGGAGACTGGCGAGAATCAAGAGAAGATTCAGCAACTGGAAACGGGCGAAATTGATACCGCCGACGCGGCGTGGTGGGGGTTTGATGAGAACGACGCGACCGATGCGTTGCAGGCCGCGATCCATTCCGGCGCCCGTCATGTCATCGTGCCGGATATGGGGGCCCCATGGATTGTGCGCGAGACGATTCATCTGGCGAGCAACCAGACGGTGACGTTCGAAGACGGCGTGGTGGTGGAAGCGATGGCGGGGAAATTTCACGGCCGATACGACTTTCTGTTTGCCGCTGTGGAAACCGAAAACCTCAAGCTGATCGGCCACGGCGCTACATTCCGCATGCGCAAGCAGGACTATCAAAGCGATGCATACGAACGCAGCAGTTGGCGTCATGGCATCGGGCTGTACAGCACACGGGACATCGTCATCGAAGGCGTGACGGTAGAATCCAGCGGCGGCGACGGCATCTATCTTGGCATATCGGGCTGGCACGGCACGCCGAGCACCGAAGACAGGCCGCTGTATAGCCAGAACATCGTGATCCGGGAAGTCACCTGCCGTGACAACCACCGCCAGGGCATCAGCGTGATCAGCGTGCGGGGTCTGTTGATTGAAGACACGATTCTGGAAAACACACGCGGCACGCCGCCGCAGGCCGGCATCGATTTCGAACCGTTCCGCGACGACCAGGTCCTCCAGGACGTCGTGATGCGTAACTGTCTCACGCGGAACAACGCGGGCGGCGGTTACATGATCTGGCTGCCCTACATGACCGAGCCGGTGTCGATCCGGCTGGAAAACTGCCGCTCGGAAGGCGACCGAGAGGGGCTGCGTGTGCGGACCGACTCCGCCGCCCAGCGCCACCTCGCGGGCGTGATCGAGGTGGTGGACTGCGTTTTTGAAAACAGCCGGGCTCGCGGGATTGCCATTGAAAAATCCGCCTCGCAACCGACCGTTCACCTCGTGAACACGCAAGTGATCAACCCGGCGCTGGATCACGAAGACCGCCGACCGATCATGTTCCACAGCAGCGCCGGCGCGACCGATCCGGTCGGAGGCGTCACGTTTGAAAACCTGCTGCTTAACGATCCGTTGAACCGCACGCCGATCGGCTACACGGATTTTGCGGGCGGGCTACCGTTGGAAGATATCACCGGCACGCTGCACTTGACGGCGGATGAACGTAAGCAGACCGTGGAACTCACGCAGGAACTGATCGACGAATGGACCGGCACGGGCGAGTGGGTGGATGTGCCGCGCCTGAGCCTCGATGATCTGGACCTGCATCCAGTGGAGGAAAGCGAAGGCTGGACGGAAGCGGAAGCCCTTGATGGAGCACGCATTCGCGGTCGTCAGTCGCAGTTCGTGGTGTATGCCCGTGAAGGTGAGACCGTGGTCCTGGGCCTGGATCATGCTCGGCTTGGCGGAGGGCAAGCCCCGCCTCTGCAACTGCAAGTCCTTGACCCCACGGACGACGTGGTGTCCGAAGCAGAGGTACCCATCGACACGCAGATCCAACTCGAATTTGTCGCCAATACGACAGGCATCTACCGCGTGCAGCCCGACCGGGTTCGGCACACGCTCGCGCTGACGCACAGCAGCCACCTGGCCAACCTGGCGTTGGGCGACGATCGTCTCAATCTGAAACGGCCTGAGGGCGAGTTCTACCTGTGGATCCCGCGCGGCACGGCCGAGTTCACCGTTGAAGTGTCAGGCGAGGGTTCACGAGAAGCGGTGAAGGCCACGTTGATCAACCCCGAGGGCAAGGAGATCTACCACGCGGACGACGCGGTGGCCGTGCAGCAATTTGCGGTGGAATACCCCGGCCCCGCGCCGAGCCGAGGAGAAGCGTGGGTGCTTCGGCTAGAGCGGCCGTCCACGTCATCGCTGCACTTCGGCGATGTGCACATCGACATCCGAGGCGTGCCACCTGTGCTGGCGCCGTCACGCGAAACGCTGCTGCACCCGCGCGACTGA
- a CDS encoding type II secretion system protein: protein MTYVSQRNSPRARPGHLGWYGVGFTLIELLVVISIIAILIAILLPALQGARAQARTIACLSGERQMGLALHMYLGDNNDYFPLKNFSGSSQWFRVLHRHYMDVPLNVIFNCPSGELQWPSIGVHTIGYGYNQVNNVGPPGLPGSRLPDLHEPSRTVTIGDSWGLTTSQVFVASGPQERFEIRHSLSGARRLNGRHPAETANVLFADGHAQTRNAHETTIDETLWDLYGKGWWGDAQ, encoded by the coding sequence ATGACATACGTATCACAGAGAAATTCCCCGAGGGCCCGGCCGGGGCACCTCGGCTGGTATGGTGTCGGGTTTACATTAATTGAACTTCTTGTGGTCATATCGATTATCGCGATTCTTATAGCAATATTGCTCCCGGCCCTGCAGGGGGCGCGGGCGCAGGCGCGCACCATCGCGTGCCTCTCGGGGGAGAGGCAAATGGGGCTGGCGCTTCACATGTACCTGGGTGACAACAATGACTACTTCCCGCTGAAGAATTTTTCCGGCAGCTCCCAGTGGTTCCGTGTGTTGCATCGTCACTACATGGACGTCCCGCTCAATGTGATCTTCAATTGCCCGTCCGGGGAACTACAGTGGCCCTCAATCGGAGTGCACACCATCGGCTACGGCTACAACCAGGTGAACAACGTGGGGCCGCCCGGACTGCCCGGCTCACGACTGCCGGACCTGCATGAGCCTTCACGAACGGTGACGATCGGCGACAGTTGGGGCCTGACAACGTCGCAAGTTTTTGTTGCGTCCGGCCCCCAAGAGCGATTCGAGATTCGCCACTCTCTCTCCGGTGCCCGTCGCCTCAACGGTCGGCATCCAGCGGAGACCGCCAATGTGCTCTTCGCCGATGGCCATGCCCAGACGAGAAACGCACATGAGACCACCATTGACGAAACCTTATGGGATCTCTACGGCAAGGGCTGGTGGGGCGACGCTCAATAA